One part of the Thermoflexus sp. genome encodes these proteins:
- a CDS encoding folylpolyglutamate synthase/dihydrofolate synthase family protein: MHEEDAYLATLLELFGRANFETRRPRAPEAFRLEPIRRLLEELGNPHRRYAVIHIAGTKGKGSTAAMAEAILRAAGYRTGLYTSPHLHTMRERIRIGGELIPPSTVVELFGRLRPAIEADPDLTVFDILTAMGFLAFAEAGVEIAVVEVGLGGRLDSTNVVSPAVCLITALSMDHTEILGPTLAHIAFEKAGILKPGVPAVTAPQAEEAMAVLRQVAAERGAPLWTLEGWRYGPKDIAPTGQRGEIHSPDGSHWSIRLPLLGRHQWENAALAVAAVGQLRERGWMIPDEAIREGLERVRWPGRFEVLQEEPPLVLDGAHNDASATRLAETVAEVFPGRRWQLVFGISADKDPRAILAPLQPLIEGIWLTRSRHPRAADPQRLAEAAQALGLPGRIRREVAHALEDALAEGGPVLVTGSLFVVAEAREAWAAWGRMPMPEVDPILVRVGGR, encoded by the coding sequence ATGCATGAAGAGGACGCTTATCTCGCAACCCTGCTGGAACTGTTCGGACGGGCCAACTTCGAGACGCGCCGGCCTCGTGCGCCGGAGGCCTTCCGGCTGGAACCGATCCGACGTCTGCTGGAGGAACTGGGGAACCCTCACCGCCGCTACGCGGTGATTCATATCGCCGGCACCAAGGGGAAGGGCTCCACCGCCGCGATGGCCGAGGCGATCCTCCGGGCGGCCGGATACCGCACGGGCCTTTACACTTCCCCCCATCTGCATACCATGCGGGAGCGGATCCGCATCGGAGGGGAGCTGATCCCGCCTTCCACCGTCGTGGAGCTCTTCGGGCGGCTCCGTCCAGCCATCGAGGCCGACCCCGACCTCACGGTCTTCGACATCCTGACGGCGATGGGGTTCCTGGCCTTCGCCGAGGCCGGCGTGGAGATCGCGGTGGTGGAGGTCGGCCTGGGAGGACGCCTGGATTCCACGAACGTGGTCTCCCCGGCCGTCTGTCTGATCACCGCCCTCAGCATGGATCATACCGAGATCCTGGGGCCGACGCTGGCCCACATCGCGTTTGAGAAGGCCGGCATCCTGAAGCCTGGGGTTCCTGCCGTAACGGCTCCGCAGGCGGAGGAAGCGATGGCGGTGCTGCGGCAGGTGGCGGCGGAGCGCGGGGCCCCTCTCTGGACCCTGGAGGGCTGGCGCTATGGCCCGAAGGACATCGCCCCGACCGGGCAACGGGGGGAAATCCATTCCCCTGACGGGTCCCACTGGTCCATCCGCCTGCCGCTGCTGGGACGCCATCAATGGGAGAACGCGGCCCTCGCGGTGGCCGCCGTGGGCCAGCTGCGGGAGCGGGGGTGGATGATCCCCGATGAGGCGATCCGGGAGGGGCTGGAACGGGTGCGATGGCCAGGGCGCTTCGAGGTCCTGCAGGAAGAGCCCCCGCTGGTCCTGGATGGGGCCCACAACGATGCCTCGGCGACGCGGCTGGCGGAGACGGTGGCCGAGGTGTTCCCGGGGCGTCGCTGGCAGCTGGTCTTCGGGATTTCCGCCGATAAAGATCCGCGGGCCATTCTGGCCCCCCTACAACCGCTGATCGAGGGGATCTGGCTCACCCGCTCCCGCCATCCCCGAGCGGCGGACCCCCAGCGCCTGGCGGAAGCCGCGCAGGCGCTGGGCCTTCCCGGGCGGATCCGCCGCGAGGTGGCCCATGCCCTGGAGGACGCGCTGGCGGAAGGCGGCCCGGTTCTGGTCACCGGCTCCCTGTTCGTGGTGGCCGAGGCCCGGGAGGCATGGGCTGCCTGGGGTCGGATGCCCATGCCGGAGGTGGATCCAATCCTGGTGCGGGTCGGAGGGCGGTGA
- a CDS encoding tetratricopeptide repeat protein gives MVAELPIARTKIYPPVRRGPLLDRPRLLNFLHEHIDKTLILISAPAGYGKTALLVQFYHDTDLPVAWYSLDETDQNTHRFVEHMVAALRERFPAFGRLTLGVLRAGTPPDAVATAMINDMLENIPDYFVLVLDDYHVVAEHPGIQMVIRHLLEHAPEHLHILLASRGPHGLPLTRLVARQQAIGLGLQDLAFTPEEVHTLFTRHYAMELSEDEARALAQETEGWITAILLLAQSLRETRARPTLRPSEPGTLYRYLEEEVFARQPPELQDFLLETAILPLFNVAACNALRGRSDSAYWIEEADRRQLFLIQVETTAEGPWYRYHHLFREFLNLYLRGRDPERYRHLHRQAGRWFAGRGDAEAAVAHFLEAGDLEAAGEAMEGAVRGVYAAGRLETLGRWFRALPPARLQQAPRLLLYQAKVMVDAGRPEAALHLLEQAEAACGPEEDLLRVEIAVQRASTLNLMGRHAEAAAAAEAALARCRPEWVHPLAAAHRLRGFARLALGRPREAEQDLRQAMALFRSIDSPVDLVNTLIELAEALRAQDRLAEMDLYLQEALALARTLENPRPLITLLNNLGYTAYARCQFEAARRYYEEGLGLARQAGDRRMEAFLLIGLADLARDEERLEEALEAYRAALGIAREIHNVFLMAYGLEGMGRTLRLQGRAREALPPLQEAAEIAARLGLRPLAAVAALSRGMAEVEAGYILEGLSRMAPALERLQEADLPTRVWAHVVIARAYFEAHRHREALKQLAEAARLNGPDAMIASLLPELRRADGLFRLAKRRGVEWPPIWDPLRRLGRSRRAAARVASPPLEIRAFGPGEVWIEGQPVAWPEARKAWELFFFLLTVDSATREEIGAALWPEAPPARLIGQFHSAKWRLKRILGREVLVFREGRYAFDRRQPHWYDVAMFEEYLRRAWAARETPEALSHLRAAVELYRGDYLSGWNAEWAVELRERLRTRYLEALLALAEGSLKGGEPQAALAWFQQALAADPYLEAACLGALRCYLAMDQPAAALAFYRQYAARLERDLGLRPSPEARALYESILRRQDRSR, from the coding sequence ATGGTTGCTGAGCTCCCGATCGCCAGAACGAAAATCTACCCGCCGGTGCGGCGCGGGCCGCTGCTGGATCGCCCCCGCCTGCTGAACTTCCTCCACGAGCATATCGATAAAACCCTTATCCTGATCTCCGCGCCCGCCGGCTATGGGAAGACAGCCCTCCTCGTCCAGTTCTACCACGACACGGACCTGCCCGTCGCCTGGTATAGCCTGGATGAGACGGACCAGAACACCCACCGCTTTGTGGAGCACATGGTCGCCGCCCTCCGCGAGCGGTTCCCCGCTTTCGGCCGCCTGACTCTGGGTGTCCTACGGGCCGGAACCCCTCCTGATGCGGTGGCCACCGCTATGATCAACGATATGCTCGAGAACATCCCCGATTACTTCGTCCTGGTTCTGGACGATTACCACGTGGTGGCCGAGCACCCGGGGATCCAGATGGTGATCCGTCATCTGCTGGAGCATGCGCCGGAACATCTGCACATTCTGCTGGCCAGCCGCGGCCCCCACGGCCTCCCGCTGACCCGCCTGGTGGCCCGCCAGCAGGCCATCGGTCTGGGCCTCCAGGATCTCGCTTTCACCCCCGAGGAAGTGCACACCCTCTTCACCCGCCACTACGCCATGGAGCTCTCGGAGGATGAGGCCCGGGCCCTGGCCCAGGAAACCGAAGGGTGGATTACGGCCATCCTCCTGCTCGCCCAAAGCCTGCGCGAAACCCGGGCCCGACCAACCCTTCGACCCAGCGAGCCGGGGACCCTCTATCGCTACCTGGAGGAAGAAGTCTTCGCCCGCCAGCCCCCGGAGCTTCAGGATTTCCTCCTGGAGACCGCGATCCTCCCCCTTTTCAACGTCGCCGCCTGCAACGCGCTCCGGGGCCGCTCCGATTCCGCCTACTGGATCGAGGAAGCGGACCGGCGTCAGCTCTTCCTGATCCAGGTGGAGACCACCGCCGAAGGCCCTTGGTATCGTTACCATCACCTTTTCCGGGAGTTCCTGAATCTTTACCTGCGAGGGCGGGATCCGGAGCGCTACCGGCACCTGCACCGGCAGGCGGGGAGATGGTTCGCCGGGCGCGGCGACGCGGAGGCCGCCGTCGCCCACTTCCTGGAGGCCGGGGACCTGGAGGCCGCGGGGGAGGCCATGGAGGGAGCGGTGCGGGGAGTTTACGCGGCCGGGCGCCTGGAAACGCTGGGCCGGTGGTTCCGGGCCCTGCCTCCCGCGCGTCTCCAGCAGGCTCCCCGCCTGTTGCTTTATCAGGCCAAGGTTATGGTGGATGCCGGACGGCCGGAGGCGGCCCTCCACCTCCTGGAGCAGGCCGAGGCGGCCTGCGGGCCGGAGGAGGACCTGCTGAGGGTGGAGATCGCGGTCCAGCGGGCCTCGACCCTGAACCTAATGGGCCGCCACGCCGAGGCGGCGGCCGCCGCCGAGGCCGCCCTCGCCCGCTGCCGGCCCGAGTGGGTGCACCCCCTGGCCGCCGCCCATCGGTTGCGGGGCTTCGCCCGCCTCGCCCTGGGCCGCCCCCGGGAGGCGGAACAGGACCTCCGGCAGGCCATGGCCCTGTTCCGATCGATCGATTCCCCGGTAGATCTGGTGAACACCCTGATCGAGCTGGCAGAGGCCCTGCGGGCCCAGGATCGGCTGGCGGAGATGGACCTCTACCTCCAGGAGGCCCTGGCCCTGGCCCGGACCCTGGAGAACCCCCGCCCCCTGATCACCCTCCTGAACAACCTGGGCTACACGGCCTACGCCCGCTGCCAGTTCGAGGCCGCCCGGCGTTACTACGAGGAGGGCCTGGGGCTGGCCCGCCAGGCGGGGGATCGGCGGATGGAGGCCTTCCTCCTCATCGGCCTGGCGGACCTCGCCCGGGATGAGGAGCGGCTGGAGGAGGCCCTGGAGGCCTATCGGGCGGCCCTGGGGATCGCCCGGGAGATCCATAACGTGTTCCTGATGGCCTACGGGCTGGAGGGGATGGGGCGGACCCTGCGGCTGCAGGGCCGGGCCCGGGAGGCCCTCCCGCCTCTCCAGGAGGCGGCGGAGATCGCCGCCCGCCTGGGGCTGCGCCCCCTGGCGGCCGTGGCCGCCCTCTCCCGGGGGATGGCCGAGGTGGAGGCCGGCTACATCCTGGAGGGCCTCTCCCGGATGGCCCCGGCCCTGGAGCGCCTGCAGGAAGCCGACCTCCCCACCCGGGTGTGGGCGCACGTTGTGATCGCCCGGGCCTATTTCGAGGCCCACCGGCACCGGGAGGCCCTGAAGCAGCTGGCCGAAGCGGCCCGCCTCAACGGCCCCGATGCCATGATCGCTTCCCTCCTCCCGGAGCTGCGGCGGGCCGACGGCCTCTTCCGATTGGCGAAGCGGCGGGGGGTGGAGTGGCCCCCCATCTGGGATCCCCTGCGCCGGCTGGGCCGGTCCCGGCGGGCGGCCGCTCGGGTCGCCTCGCCTCCCCTGGAGATCCGGGCCTTCGGCCCCGGGGAGGTATGGATCGAGGGGCAGCCGGTGGCCTGGCCGGAGGCCCGCAAGGCCTGGGAGCTCTTCTTCTTCCTCCTCACGGTGGATTCGGCCACCCGGGAGGAGATCGGGGCCGCCCTGTGGCCGGAGGCCCCGCCGGCCCGCCTCATCGGCCAGTTCCACTCGGCCAAATGGCGCCTCAAGCGGATCCTGGGACGGGAGGTCCTGGTGTTCCGGGAGGGGCGCTACGCCTTCGACCGCCGCCAGCCCCACTGGTATGATGTGGCCATGTTCGAGGAATATCTGCGGCGGGCCTGGGCCGCCCGGGAGACGCCGGAGGCCCTCTCGCACCTCCGGGCCGCGGTGGAGCTCTACCGGGGGGATTACCTGAGCGGGTGGAACGCCGAATGGGCGGTGGAGCTCCGGGAGCGGCTGCGGACCCGCTACCTCGAGGCCCTGCTCGCCCTGGCGGAAGGGTCCCTGAAAGGGGGGGAGCCCCAGGCCGCCCTGGCCTGGTTCCAGCAGGCCCTCGCCGCCGACCCCTACCTGGAGGCAGCGTGCCTGGGGGCCCTGCGGTGCTACCTGGCGATGGACCAGCCCGCCGCCGCCCTGGCCTTCTACCGGCAATATGCCGCCCGGCTGGAGCGGGATCTCGGCCTGCGCCCCTCCCCGGAGGCCCGCGCCCTCTACGAATCGATCCTCCGCCGCCAGGATCGCTCCCGCTGA
- a CDS encoding PBP1A family penicillin-binding protein has translation MTLRNSELGWLLERRRMRRARSRRGASAWVRLTLAGAIFLATAFGVLTAAGVAGAAALYTSLVRDLDPSRIEASARAFETTKIYDRTGRVLLYEVIDPTWGDRTWVPLDQIPLSLRQATIAIEDRSFYENPGINPKGLLRALWINLHTGGEVVQGGSSITQQLVKNTLIDPQERYQRSYVRKIKEILLALELSRRYSKDQILEFYLNTNFYGNLAYGVEAAAQIYFGKHVWELNLAESAMLAAIPQFPSLNPIDAPQEAKRRQELVLDAMVKEGYITPEEAAAAKAQPIPIRRKPAERFDIKAPHFSLYVRRWLEERFGPDLVNRGGLRVYTTLDWDLQQYAEEAVRRHVEKLKSENRNVTNGALVAIRPKTGEILAMVGSVNYWDESIDGRFNVAVDGLRQPGSAFKPFTYATLLSQGVPASHLFWDVPKTFDQGPGMPPYAPENYDRKFHGPQRMRLALARSYNIPAVEALQMAGIANVIRLAHRMGITTLDKGLDYYGLALTLGGGEVRLIDMVYAFSVFANNGFMAGAPVPEERRRPGYRELDPVPVLRVETPDGKVLWEYRQPEVQAILDPRVAYLITSILSDNAARWEAFGRGNVLELSRPAAVKTGTTNDFRDNWTIGYTPQLVVGVWVGNTDNRPMRNVSGIAGAAPIWHDVMEYAHRGLPVEPFQRPPGLIEKTICAVSGKLPGPYCPTVRELFIPGTEPHEVCDLHQAFLINRETGKLATASTPPDKIEEKVFLVVPPEALGWAREAGIPQPPTEYDTQFAQPVGDVAILNPAPYAYVRGMVPIIGNARGDVASYRVAVGAGLNPTAWIPIGPDHGNPVDNGLLENWDTTGFADGLYTLQLTVARHDGSVHTAMVPVTVDHTPPSVRIVYPREGERYQLSDEWISVNTEVSDNYAMDRVEFYVDGQPFTVRDAPPFNAKWYFRQVERDRLLGCHEFWAKAYDKAGNEAESNHVRACVGR, from the coding sequence ATGACCCTTCGAAACAGCGAGCTGGGATGGTTGCTGGAGCGGCGGCGGATGCGGCGGGCTCGCAGCCGCCGGGGGGCCAGCGCCTGGGTCCGCCTAACGCTGGCGGGTGCGATCTTTCTCGCAACGGCCTTCGGCGTGCTGACCGCGGCGGGCGTGGCCGGGGCTGCCGCTCTGTATACGAGCCTGGTCCGGGATCTCGACCCCTCCCGCATCGAGGCCAGTGCCAGAGCGTTCGAAACCACTAAAATATACGACCGCACCGGCCGTGTCCTGCTCTACGAGGTGATCGACCCCACATGGGGCGATCGGACGTGGGTCCCCCTGGACCAGATCCCGCTCTCCCTGCGCCAGGCCACTATTGCCATTGAGGATCGCTCGTTCTATGAGAACCCGGGGATCAACCCGAAGGGCCTGTTGCGGGCCTTGTGGATCAACCTGCACACGGGCGGCGAGGTCGTTCAGGGCGGCTCCTCTATCACCCAGCAGCTGGTCAAAAACACCCTCATCGATCCCCAGGAGCGCTATCAGCGCTCCTATGTTCGCAAGATCAAGGAGATCCTCCTCGCCCTGGAGCTCTCCCGACGCTACTCGAAGGATCAGATCCTGGAGTTCTATCTCAACACGAACTTCTACGGGAACCTGGCCTACGGCGTGGAGGCAGCGGCTCAGATCTACTTCGGGAAGCACGTGTGGGAGCTGAACCTGGCGGAGTCGGCGATGCTGGCCGCCATCCCCCAGTTCCCCAGCCTGAACCCCATCGACGCTCCCCAGGAGGCCAAGCGGCGGCAGGAGCTGGTGCTGGATGCCATGGTAAAAGAAGGCTACATCACGCCGGAGGAAGCCGCGGCCGCCAAAGCGCAACCCATCCCGATCCGGCGGAAGCCCGCCGAGCGCTTCGATATCAAGGCCCCCCACTTCTCGCTCTACGTCCGCCGCTGGCTGGAGGAGCGCTTCGGGCCGGACTTGGTGAACCGCGGCGGGCTGCGGGTCTACACCACCCTGGACTGGGACCTCCAGCAATACGCGGAGGAAGCCGTCCGCCGCCACGTGGAGAAGCTGAAGTCCGAGAACCGCAATGTGACCAACGGCGCCCTGGTGGCCATCCGCCCGAAGACCGGCGAGATCCTGGCGATGGTGGGGAGCGTGAATTACTGGGATGAATCCATCGATGGACGTTTCAATGTGGCGGTCGACGGGCTGCGGCAGCCGGGTTCCGCTTTCAAACCCTTCACCTATGCCACCCTGCTCAGCCAGGGCGTCCCGGCCTCCCACCTGTTCTGGGATGTTCCCAAGACCTTCGACCAGGGGCCCGGGATGCCACCCTATGCCCCGGAGAACTACGATCGCAAATTCCACGGCCCGCAGCGGATGCGGCTGGCCCTGGCCCGCAGTTACAACATCCCGGCGGTGGAGGCCCTGCAGATGGCCGGGATCGCCAACGTGATCCGCCTCGCCCATCGCATGGGCATCACTACCCTGGACAAGGGCCTGGATTACTACGGCCTGGCCCTCACCCTGGGCGGCGGCGAGGTCCGCCTGATCGATATGGTCTACGCCTTCAGCGTCTTCGCCAACAACGGCTTCATGGCCGGGGCGCCGGTCCCTGAGGAGCGCCGCCGGCCCGGCTATCGCGAGCTGGATCCGGTCCCCGTCCTCCGGGTGGAAACACCGGATGGGAAGGTCCTCTGGGAATACCGCCAGCCCGAGGTGCAGGCCATCCTGGATCCCCGGGTGGCGTATCTGATCACCAGCATCCTCTCGGACAACGCCGCGCGCTGGGAGGCCTTCGGACGGGGGAACGTGCTGGAGCTCTCCCGGCCCGCCGCGGTGAAGACCGGGACGACGAACGACTTCCGGGATAACTGGACCATCGGCTACACCCCGCAGCTGGTTGTGGGGGTTTGGGTGGGGAACACCGACAACCGCCCGATGCGGAACGTGTCGGGGATCGCCGGGGCGGCCCCCATCTGGCACGATGTGATGGAATACGCCCACCGGGGCCTCCCGGTGGAGCCCTTCCAGCGGCCACCCGGCCTGATCGAGAAGACCATCTGCGCCGTCTCCGGGAAGCTCCCCGGCCCTTACTGCCCGACGGTGCGGGAGCTGTTCATCCCCGGCACCGAGCCTCATGAGGTCTGCGACCTCCACCAGGCGTTCCTCATCAATCGCGAGACGGGCAAGCTGGCCACCGCCAGCACGCCGCCGGATAAAATCGAGGAGAAGGTCTTCCTGGTGGTCCCACCGGAGGCCTTAGGCTGGGCTCGGGAAGCAGGCATCCCTCAGCCGCCCACGGAATATGACACCCAGTTCGCCCAACCCGTCGGCGATGTGGCTATCCTGAACCCCGCCCCCTACGCCTATGTGCGGGGGATGGTCCCCATCATCGGGAATGCGCGGGGGGACGTGGCCTCCTATCGGGTGGCGGTGGGCGCCGGCCTCAACCCCACCGCCTGGATCCCCATTGGCCCGGATCATGGGAACCCGGTGGATAACGGATTGCTGGAGAACTGGGACACCACCGGTTTCGCCGATGGTCTCTACACCCTCCAGCTCACAGTGGCCCGCCACGACGGCAGTGTGCACACCGCCATGGTGCCCGTAACCGTGGATCACACGCCGCCATCGGTTCGGATTGTGTATCCCCGGGAGGGCGAGCGCTACCAGCTTTCCGATGAATGGATCAGCGTGAACACCGAGGTCTCGGATAACTACGCCATGGATCGGGTGGAGTTCTACGTCGACGGCCAGCCGTTCACGGTGCGGGATGCGCCACCCTTCAACGCCAAGTGGTATTTCCGGCAAGTGGAGCGGGATCGGCTGCTGGGTTGCCATGAGTTCTGGGCGAAAGCCTACGATAAAGCGGGCAACGAGGCCGAAAGCAATCACGTCCGCGCCTGCGTGGGGCGTTAA
- a CDS encoding putative cobaltochelatase, translated as MRVVFPFTAIVDQERMKRALVLCAIYPQIGGVLIRGERGTAKSTAARALAALLPEIDVVADCPFACDPHQPATWCTLCQERAARGETLPVARRKTRFVDLPVSATEDRVVGTLDIERAIQKGERRFEPGVLAMANRGLLYVDEVNLLDDHIVDVLLDAAAMGVNVVEREGISFQHPARFILVGTMNPEEGDLRPQLLDRFALCVNVEGVRDPAQRAEILRRNLAFEQDPEGFRAEWEPYERQLSEEIAAARERLPQVIHTPRDLLLIAGLVASLGVDGHRADLVILKTARAHAAFKGRDQITEEDILLAAELALPHRLKRRPFDEDGHLTLEQLAERMEQVRRQMEGNAPSQPTSGSEGGTPKKAQRTDGELRDQSHPVGEESAPLQRQTVTRQEGVWWEGGKRVPIGETFRVKRLDTPKDRRERRIGGRRSATRSARKRGRYIWARPSPGQAEDLAFDATFRAAAPHQIERDRSQTTLAIRPEDYHRKVRVRKAANLILFVVDASWSMAVAERMEATKGAILSLLTDAYQRRDRVGLIVFQKDRARLVLPPTSSVDLAKKALEDIPVGGKTPLSAGLLLAYEVLCREMLLRPEVRPLMILLTDGAGNVSMSELPPQEEAHRIADRFRERGIPCVVINMEHAAFDQGLAQALADHLGAPCYTLQELKAESLYSTVRSALR; from the coding sequence ATGCGTGTGGTTTTTCCGTTTACGGCGATCGTCGATCAGGAGCGAATGAAACGCGCGCTGGTGCTCTGCGCCATCTACCCGCAGATCGGCGGGGTGCTGATCCGTGGGGAACGGGGCACCGCCAAGTCCACGGCCGCCCGCGCCCTGGCGGCCCTTCTTCCCGAAATCGATGTGGTGGCCGATTGTCCTTTCGCCTGTGATCCCCATCAGCCAGCCACCTGGTGCACCCTCTGTCAGGAGCGGGCCGCCCGGGGCGAGACGCTCCCGGTGGCCCGGCGCAAGACCCGTTTCGTGGACCTGCCGGTCAGCGCCACGGAGGACCGCGTGGTGGGCACCCTGGACATCGAGCGGGCGATCCAGAAGGGGGAGCGCCGGTTTGAGCCAGGGGTCCTGGCGATGGCTAACCGGGGCCTTCTCTATGTAGATGAAGTGAATCTGCTCGACGATCATATTGTGGATGTGCTGCTGGACGCGGCGGCGATGGGGGTGAATGTGGTGGAGCGGGAGGGGATCTCCTTCCAGCACCCGGCCCGTTTCATTCTGGTTGGAACCATGAACCCGGAGGAAGGCGATCTGCGGCCGCAGCTGCTGGACCGTTTTGCCCTCTGCGTGAATGTGGAAGGGGTGCGGGATCCTGCCCAGCGGGCGGAGATCCTGCGGCGCAACCTGGCTTTCGAACAGGACCCGGAGGGGTTCCGCGCGGAGTGGGAGCCGTATGAACGCCAGCTCTCGGAGGAGATCGCGGCGGCACGGGAGCGGCTTCCTCAGGTCATCCACACCCCGCGGGACCTGCTGTTGATCGCCGGGCTGGTGGCCAGCCTGGGGGTGGATGGTCATCGAGCGGATCTGGTGATCTTGAAGACGGCGCGAGCCCACGCGGCCTTCAAGGGCCGGGATCAGATCACGGAGGAGGACATCCTGCTGGCGGCCGAGCTGGCGCTCCCCCATCGGCTCAAGCGTCGGCCCTTCGACGAGGACGGCCATCTCACCCTGGAGCAGCTGGCCGAACGCATGGAGCAGGTTCGGCGCCAGATGGAAGGCAATGCCCCTTCCCAGCCGACCTCGGGTTCGGAGGGGGGGACCCCAAAAAAAGCCCAGCGCACCGACGGGGAGCTCCGTGACCAGAGCCATCCCGTCGGGGAGGAATCGGCGCCGTTGCAGCGCCAGACCGTCACCCGTCAGGAAGGCGTGTGGTGGGAGGGCGGGAAGCGGGTCCCGATTGGGGAGACCTTCCGGGTGAAGCGCCTGGACACGCCGAAGGATCGGCGGGAGCGACGGATCGGTGGCCGCCGGAGCGCCACCCGTTCCGCCCGCAAGCGGGGCCGTTACATCTGGGCGCGCCCCTCCCCGGGCCAGGCGGAGGATCTGGCCTTCGACGCCACCTTCCGGGCTGCCGCCCCCCATCAGATCGAGCGGGACCGCTCTCAGACCACCCTGGCCATCCGGCCGGAGGATTATCATCGCAAGGTTCGGGTCCGCAAGGCCGCGAATTTGATCCTCTTCGTGGTGGATGCCTCGTGGAGCATGGCGGTGGCGGAACGGATGGAGGCCACCAAGGGGGCGATCCTCTCCCTGCTGACGGACGCCTATCAGCGGCGGGATCGGGTGGGGCTGATCGTCTTTCAGAAAGATCGGGCCCGGCTGGTGCTGCCCCCGACCTCGAGTGTGGACCTGGCCAAGAAGGCCCTGGAGGACATTCCGGTGGGGGGCAAGACGCCGCTTTCGGCGGGCCTGTTGCTGGCGTATGAGGTGCTCTGTCGGGAGATGCTCCTGCGCCCCGAGGTGCGCCCGTTGATGATCCTGCTCACGGACGGGGCGGGCAACGTTTCCATGAGCGAGCTGCCGCCCCAGGAGGAAGCCCACCGGATCGCCGACCGCTTTCGGGAGCGGGGGATCCCGTGTGTGGTGATCAACATGGAGCATGCGGCCTTCGATCAGGGCCTGGCCCAGGCGCTGGCCGATCATCTCGGCGCCCCCTGCTATACGCTCCAGGAGCTGAAAGCGGAATCCCTTTACTCCACGGTCCGGTCGGCGTTGCGGTAA
- a CDS encoding branched-chain amino acid transaminase: MSGRYAFFKGRIVPIEEAVISVRTHAFNYGTGVFEGIRAYWNEEEQQLFIFRPREHYERLLASARMLLMSFPYTPDDLTRITVELLQKEGYREDVYIRPIAYKADEVIGVRLHNLKEELTIWTTPFGHYIEREAAHVMVSSWRRINDNAIPARSKITGAYVNSALAKSEAMLNGFDEAIVLTEDGHVAEGSAENLFIVRNGALITPPVTDEILEGITRRTIIELAHNELGIPTVERHIDRTELYYADEMFLCGTGVQLVPVVSVDRRPVGNGEIGPITRRLHDLYFDVVRGKVPKYRHWCTPVYAPEPVRASG; this comes from the coding sequence ATGAGCGGCCGCTATGCATTCTTCAAGGGTCGCATCGTGCCCATCGAGGAAGCCGTGATCAGCGTGCGGACCCACGCCTTCAATTACGGGACGGGGGTCTTCGAAGGGATACGGGCCTACTGGAACGAGGAGGAGCAGCAGCTCTTCATCTTCCGGCCCCGCGAGCACTACGAACGCCTCCTTGCCTCCGCCCGAATGCTCCTGATGAGCTTCCCCTACACCCCCGATGACCTCACCCGCATCACGGTCGAGCTGCTTCAAAAAGAAGGATACCGCGAGGATGTCTACATCCGCCCCATCGCCTACAAAGCCGACGAGGTCATCGGGGTCCGCCTGCATAACCTGAAGGAGGAACTGACCATCTGGACCACCCCCTTCGGCCACTATATTGAGCGCGAGGCAGCCCACGTGATGGTCTCCTCATGGCGGCGGATCAACGACAACGCCATCCCCGCTCGCTCCAAGATCACCGGCGCTTATGTGAACTCCGCCCTGGCCAAGAGCGAGGCGATGCTCAACGGGTTCGACGAAGCCATCGTGCTCACCGAGGACGGCCACGTGGCCGAGGGGAGCGCAGAGAACCTGTTCATCGTCCGGAACGGAGCCCTGATCACACCCCCGGTGACCGATGAGATCCTGGAGGGGATCACCCGGCGCACCATCATTGAGCTCGCCCACAACGAGCTGGGGATCCCCACGGTGGAGCGCCACATCGACCGCACGGAACTTTACTACGCCGATGAGATGTTCCTCTGCGGCACCGGTGTGCAGCTTGTCCCGGTGGTCTCGGTGGATCGGCGGCCGGTGGGCAATGGGGAGATCGGGCCGATCACACGACGGCTCCACGATCTTTACTTCGATGTGGTCCGGGGAAAGGTGCCGAAGTATCGCCACTGGTGCACGCCGGTCTACGCGCCGGAGCCCGTGCGGGCTTCCGGCTAA